The Caenorhabditis elegans chromosome II genome has a segment encoding these proteins:
- the mltn-5 gene encoding MLt-TeN (mlt-10) related (Product from WormBase gene class mltn;~Confirmed by transcript evidence): MMVRIGLVVMLMFGKEIHGALNLEKKLNVTLTAKDIKASPYYKDKVLSLPISKESGAELWQHWTDQAFSGLISAIATRRLKLVEKYDKKKHEKCSSKAHDITSHAKCLVDLESDGLKNRLLKRKKYFDKKTRSSIEKTPQKTVMKPDKLKKLRSMEAYEASKNPKNNRKLIGKAVKARNWVGSFKTLRAKRSVKNANSYTLKSDYDKSPFATITKHLKNTVKALKHKDKLSKWQEIVERIQRKSIDWKNRKEAENIQRKRLRVFQEAKRVRADESIGRSGMKRKKQDNGFMKTLSNPELEKLIDDEDVKDLYYQKVSNMADDEKLMMVPIDIIRQATKIGLELSGHNTTDFDEKSVKMISPRFMSVLPEDKKEKNDTIELLSPSLFSLHNSGTGLEKKTSFSSILGALTTDTDTQNFLDLLVEATGVAEAVEDAEHKLIDAQRKKDDAMGRGPDGQPLYFTKENITERFPSEARKIELMEKLDKTYSIEQLKDMNQTGYTVLTPKQMQLMYGKQSPFKNPKLLRTYKNMTRAEIHRSIHSTIKDVADEKLKFEVRQKDIILSPVVNTALINAPEVASQALILSPAVFVPLINSPAIFGSVILSPWLFVPLIASPRILSPVILDPFMFVPIILSPVVLDPVVLSPGVFNPFILSPLVLCPFILSPQVMTPLILSPFALTPLILTPLALSPIVLSPFVLSPQVLSPQYISGLFLSPYALSPAIESKGAMFTVFASPSWLS; encoded by the exons ATGATGGTGAGGATAGGGCTGGTGGTGATGCTGATGTTTGGGAAAG AAATTCATGGAGCATTAAActtggagaaaaaattgaatgtgacCCTCACTGCTAAGGATATCAAAGCTTCTCCTTACTATAAGGATAAGGTACTCTCCCTGCCAATTTCCAAAGAGTCTGGAGCAGAACTTTGGCAGCACTGGACGGATCAAGCATTTTCAGGGCTCATATCAGCAATTGCTACTAGGAG gttaaaaTTAGTGGAGAAATATGACAAGAAAAAGCATGAAAAGTGCTCTTCAAAAGCTCATGATATCACTAGTCATGCAAAATGTCTCGTTGATTTGGAGAGTGATggattgaaaaatcgattgctTAAGAGAAAAAAGTACTTTGATAAAA AGACCCGCAGCTCAATTGAAAAAACGCCGCAAAAAACAGTAATGAAGCCAGATAAATTGAAGAAGCTTAGAAGTATGGAAGCCTATGAAGCTTCTAAAAATCCTAAGAACAATAGAAAGTTAATAGGAAAAGCGGTGAAAGCTAGAAATTGGGTAGGATCATTCAAGACGTTGCGAGCAAAGCGATCGGTCAAAAATGCAAACAGCTACACATTGAAGTCAGACTATGACAA atCCCCATTTGCAACTATCACCAAACATCTCAAGAATACAGTCAAAGCCTTGAAGCACAAGGACAAGCTATCCAAATGGCAGGAGATAGTTGAGCGTATACAGAGAAAGAGCATTGATTGGAAGAACCGAAAAGAAGCAGAGAATATACAGCGGAAGAGGTTGAGAGTGTTTCAAGAAGCCAAGAGAGTCAGAGCAGATGAGAGCATCGGACGTTCGGGTATGAAGAGGAAGAAGCAGGACAATGGATTTATGAAG actttATCCAACCCTGAACTGGAGAAGTTGATCGACGACGAAGACGTCAAGGACCTCTACTATCAAAAAGTCTCTAATATGGCAGACGACGAAAAACTCATGATGGTACCAATTGACATTATTAGACAGGCTACCAAAATTGGATTGGAGCTCAGCGGTCATAACACCACAGATTTTGATGAGAAGTCTGTCAAAATGATTAGCCCTCGGTTTATGAGTGTTTTACCTGAAGACAAGAAGGAGAAGAATGATACG ATTGAACTACTCTCACCTTCTCTATTCTCCTTGCACAACTCGGGAACCGGACTTGAAAAGAAGACTTCATTTAGCTCAATTCTCGGAGCTCTCACTACTGACACCGACACCCAGAACTTTTTAGATCTACTGGTAGAAGCCACTGGAGTAGCTGAGGCCGTGGAAGACGCTGAGCACAAATTAATAGATGCTCAGAGAAAGAAAGATGATGCGATGGGAAGAGGTCCTGATGGTCAACCACTTTATTTTACGAAAGAGAATATCACAGAAAGATTTCCATCAGAAGCGAGGAAGATAGAGTTAATGGAGAAGTTGGATAAAACCTATTCAATTGAACAACTGAAAGATATGAATCAAACCGGGTATACTGTATTGACACCGAAGCAAATGCAACTGATGTACGGAAAACAGTCTCCGTTCAAGAATCCAAAGTTATTGAGGACTTATAAGAATATGACGAGGGCAGAGATTCATAGATCGATTCACAGTACGATTAAGGATGTGGCAGatgaaaagttgaagtttGAG gtccGCCAAAAAGACATAATCCTTTCCCCAGTCGTCAATACTGCTCTCATCAATGCTCCAGAAGTAGCATCGCAGGCACTCATCCTCTCTCCCGCCGTCTTTGTACCCCTGATCAACTCCCCCGCAATATTTGGATCCGTCATTCTGTCCCCCTGGCTATTTGTCCCCCTTATAGCATCGCCTCGAATCTTGAGTCCAGTCATTCTAGACCCATTTATGTTTGTCCCTATCATCCTCTCACCTGTTGTTCTGGACCCAGTTGTGCTATCGCCGGGGGTGTTCAATCCATTCATCCTGTCACCTTTGGTCCTATGCCCTTTTATTTTATCACCTCAAGTCATGACCCCGCTGATTCTTTCCCCTTTTGCACTGACACCCCTCATCCTGACACCTCTCGCATTATCCCCTATAGTTCTTTCACCATTTGTGTTGTCACCTCAAGTACTGTCACCACAGTACATATCAGGTCTGTTCCTCTCTCCATATGCTCTATCCCCGGCGATCGAGTCGAAGGGAGCCATGTTTACGGTATTTGCGTCTCCAAGTTGGTTGAGTTAG
- the hot-3 gene encoding Homolog of Odr-2 (Two) (Confirmed by transcript evidence) has product MTFSTIFQSSFITRPQFLRMVIISSLISTICSSAVGYRHANHSPNRCFSCMSQMYEGFMSNGLDRYFNRPRNFSSQCDGEMDVTNMHTVPCRTICLTIQQNLVVMGQPTGHRLYMRGCALTIARRGLNNHTLSMFDRYDICRDMSASDLFSHEHADSQRIRVCSCLGDRCNSAISTSNCQSLSVLAILVALSSLLF; this is encoded by the exons ATGACGTTCTCGACCATCTTCCAATCGTCTTTCATCACCCGTCCCCAATTCCTTCGAATGGTTATTATCAGTTCATTGATATCAACAATATGCTCGTCGGCAGTCGGATACCGGCATGCCAATCATAGTCCAAATCGATGCTTTAGCTGTATGTCGCAGATGTACGAGGGTTTCATGAGTAACGGACTTGATAG GTACTTCAATCGACCGCGCAATTTTAGTTCACAGTGTGATGGAGAAATGGATGTGACGAATATGCACACAGTTCCGTGTCGTACCATATGCCTCACAATTCAGCAGAATTTGGTGGTCATGG GTCAACCAACAGGACACCGTCTCTACATGCGTGGCTGCGCACTGACGATAGCTAGAAGAGGCTTAAATAATCATACGCTCAGCATGTTCGATAGATATGATATTTgcag GGACATGTCAGCGTCCGACCTATTCAGCCACGAACACGCCGACTCTCAACGCATTCGGGTATGCAGTTGCCTTGGCGATCGATGCAATTCGGCCATCTCCACGAGCAATTGTCAATCGCTTTCAGTGTTAGCAATTCTCGTTGCGCTCTCCTCTCTgcttttttaa
- the W07G1.1 gene encoding Doublecortin domain-containing protein (Partially confirmed by transcript evidence) has product MSKPKTFRSRSSDHVPVVPTMVGNGNAAGVKKIHVYRNADVFFQGIQMVVNTHRVPSVDVLLDVITERIGLINGAKKLYTTSGTLVKDINKIKDGQNYVASSSHFTPAAYGGQHQPIQKEVKLKKKKKKRSQTVQPRKTEHIELGDEISIPLNEPVVLEKKKKKKKKLVQKNLDLHGSIETLAETAEIELPSEIEDSEEEDEHEHRRSATPDHHRPATKHSVAPSRASSRRGSRRDEEKREEEDEERKKKDEKKRKSVSSSRRKSQAQHHGQPNWGDLSSFTKNIESLLKN; this is encoded by the exons ATGTCCAAACCTAAAACATTCCGTAGTCGATCTTCGGATCACGTACCCGTGGTGCCGACAATGGTGGGCAATGGGAATGCGGCTGGTGTAAAGAAGATTCATGTCTATCGGAATGCGGATGTGTTTTTTCAAGGGATCCAG ATGGTCGTGAACACCCACCGAGTTCCCTCCGTCGATGTGCTGCTCGACGTGATAACCGAGAGAATCGGGCTCATTAATGGCGCTAAGAAGCTTTACACTACGAGCGGGACCCTTGTCAAGGACATCAATAAGATTAAGGATGGGCAG AATTATGTAGCATCTAGCTCCCATTTTACCCCTGCTGCTTATGGTGGACAGCATCAGCCAATTCAAAAGGAGGTTaagctgaaaaagaagaagaagaagcgcTCACAAACGGTTCAGCCTCGGAAAACTGAACACATTGAGCTAGGCGACGAGATCTCGATTCCGCTGAATGAGCCAGTTGTTctagaaaagaagaagaaaaaaaagaagaagctggTGCAGAAAAATCTAGATCTTCACGGATCCATAGAAACCCTGGCGGAAACTGCGGAGATCGAACTGCCTAGTGAGATCGAGGACTCCGAGGAGGAAGATGAGCATGAACATCGGAGAA GTGCAACCCCGGATCATCATCGGCCTGCCACCAAGCATAGCGTGGCTCCGTCGAGGGCTTCAAGTCGACGTGGCAGTAGAAGAGATGAGGAGAAGAGGGAGGAGGAGGATGAGGAGAGGAAGAAAAAGGATGAGAAGAAGAGGAAATCG gtgaGCAGCAGCCGCCGCAAGTCTCAAGCCCAACACCATGGCCAACCGAATTGGGGCGATCTGTCGAGCTTCACTAAGAATATTGAATctctgttgaaaaattga